tgtatacatgcctTCCTGATGCAGTGAATTATGCAAGAGCTCTCCTTTTTTTTGGCTGTAACCTTGTCTTAGAGACAACTACTTTTAAAACAATGACACctgattttcttctgtttgttctctGTATACTtaaccttttcctttttaactttttttattaaaaatttttttcattcattttacacaccaaagatcctcatgttccctcctcctactccccgctacaagaaggcaaggcctcccatggtggGTTCTCTGTTCCTTTGAGACCTTAGGAGAAGCTGTGGGTCCCACTGCAACCACGGAGTGTTCCTGGTGTGATGGCTCAAGTGTGAAGCTTTCCCCACAGACTTGTGTGTTTGAAAATCTGGTCCCCAGCGTGTGGTGCTGTTCTGGGAGATTTTATACATGAGGCCTAGCTCATAGGCCGAGGGCCGTCAGAATGAGCCTTAGGGTTATGGGCCAGCCCTGCTTCCAGTCTGACTCTGCATCCTGGCCAGTGCCTCTgcaagctcctgctgccacagACAGACCAACTCCAGTCACCATGCCTTCTGTTCCACGATGGACCATGTCCCCTCaaaccatgagctgaaataaacctctcCTCAAAGCTGCTTCTTTGGGAGATTCATTCATGGGGATATGAAAGGAACTAACACAGTGGGTGAGGAGTTAggcccttttcaggtcttgggaAGTCAGTGATGCCCACTGAAACTTTAGGGAAGACCTTAAGTCCCCTTGTGACCCTCAGGAATACCATGAGTTTGgatgagagacagggagacagtgTGAGCCCCACGGAGTACCAAGCAGACCAGGCTTCAGGAACACCTGGAGAAAACCTAAGTCCTTTTAGTACCCTGGGGAAGGCTGTAAGAATTTGAAATAGCAGTGATAGGTGATATGGCAGGACCAAGGTGTTTATTGAGATTCTGAGGAAGGCTGTGAGCTCCAAAAATGCCTGGAGAAGGTCTTAGCCCCATTGAGAAACTGGAGCTGTCTCTGGGTGTCATTGCCCTTAAGGGTGCTCTAAAACCTCACAGAGACTTTGGGGAAGGCATTTGTTCAGTTGAGACTCTAGGGAAGGCCCAGAGCTACAATGAAACCTTCACAGAGAACCAGATGCTGAACCATGTGAggccccaagggaggccttaagCCACAAGGAAACCTTGAAATAGGCTGTGAGCCCTGCTGCAAACTTGGGATGGGGTAAGCCCATTGCAGTGTTGGCACATGCGTGAGCTCCTTTGAGACTCAAGTTAGGTGTGATCCCCATGGAAACCTTGGAGAGGTTTGCGCCCCCATGGTGGTCCTGTGGAGGGCTTAAAGCCCTGCAAGGATGCTCAGCATTATTCCTGTATGTCACTGAAACCCCAGAAAGAGTTTAAATGtgtttcctgtcccaaccacccaGTCCCAAGTAACCAACTCAAAGgctgaatataaattataaatcatCGGCCAGTATCTTGGGCTTTtttactaactcttacatttaaaataaaccatACTTCTTAtgtatgctttgccacgtggctcatagcttgttacctcattactacacatcctgcttccctggtggctggctggcatctactctgactctacccttcctcatcccattaTTCTCAGTTTGGCCTTCCTTCCTAACTTTATCCTGCTCAGCTATTGGCTagtcagcttatttattaaaccaatcatagtgacatatattcacacagtatacagCAGAATTATTACACAGCATAAAtgccacagggggaaaaaacataaagaaagaaagccctTAGCCTTTTTAAGGTCCCAAGAAGAGCCAGAACTGGTGATACATACCtgaattccagaacttgggaggctgagacaagaagactgggagtttttgtttgtttggtttgatttggtttggtttggtttttcgagacagggtttctctgtgtaactttgcgcctttcctggaactcactttgtagaccaggctggcctcgaactcacagagacctacctgcctctgcctgccaagtgctggaattaaaggcatgctccaccactacCCGGCAGAAGACTGTGAGTTTAAGACAAGCCTAGCTATACCACAGGactcctttctcaaaagaacaGACTCCTAGGGAGGTTGGAGCCCCAGTGAGGCCCTCATCAAGGCCCTCTAGCCTCTCTATGGTCCTGAGGACacccctccccactgcccccaTCTTCCCACCTGGATCCTGCTCCTTGCCTGCACTCCTTTGGAAGTACCCACATATCCCCTGATCCAGTGGATTCACTGTAGTGTCCCAGATACCCTAAGTGTGAACAGCTGCAGCACTTCCTGGGggacagggagcagggagcaagGGGCCCACAGTTCTAGTGTAATGGCTATAAAGCCCTGCATAGGGTAGAGTTCTAGCTCATGCAACTGCACCAAGAGTTTTTGCTGATTGTTTGGGGAACAGGGCAGTACCAAATCAGGgataggaggagttgggggaccTCCAATCACTCCAAGGGGAGTCTGAGAATGGTTTTGTAGCAGGGTAGAGCCTGCACTAAGAGATCAAGGAAGAAACTCTGAGCTCTGTACCTTTGGTGGGGATCTTGATGGTCTTCAGGTGCTTGTCTTGGGGTATTGGGGTAGGAGGATGTACCACAGGGCTTCAGTCCAGCTGACCCCTGAGTGCTCAATGGGTTTGTGCAAGGAGGGATAGAAGGGAAGGGACCAGCAAGTGCCTTGGTGCCTGAATTCTGCTTTGTTCTTACCTCTTTGGGTGAGCCGTGGTCTCAGCTGAGCTAAGGACCTTGGCTATCAATGGGGACTGTGAAACAGTCCAAGGGACAGAGATATCAGGCCCCCAACAGCTCTAGCTCCCTGGGGAATGATGTGGAAATTGCTCAGTCAAGGCCAAAGACAGCCTCACTCTCACTGGGACAATGCCCCCTGCTGTGAACCGGATCATCAGGCCACCTTGCCCCTTGTTAAGACTCTAATTACCCTAGAGCTAAGTAGAGGTGTTGACGTCCAATGAGAGCTTTCTGCAGACCCAGCACCAGGGAAGTGTTTGGAAACTGCAGCTTCAGCCCCTCTGGCCATCTGCCGACCCACCCCCTGGAGCCCTTAATGGGCCAAACACCAGAGTCCagggggcagagaggaggtgCTTTAGACTATAAAATTGGTAGGGACCCAGTAACCCCCAGCCCGACGTGACTAGCTACAATCAGAGGCCGTCAGCAAGCAGGTACGTACCCTCCTCGCTGGGCCTGACTCCCTGGCCAAGACTCCAGGGACTTGAGGGAAGATGTGGGCTCCTCTCTCTTTCACATGCCCTTTGCTGgtctcagccctgcctctctTCAGGTCACTGTTCCATCATGGCCCTGTGGATGCGCCTTCTGCCCCTGCTGGCCCTGCTGGTCCTCTGGGAGCCCAAGCCTGCCCAGGCTTTTGTCAACCAGCACCTTTGTGGTTCTCACCTTGTGGAGGCCCTCTACCTGGTCTGTGGGGAGCGTGGCTTCTTCTACACACCCAAGTCCCGGCGTGGCGTGGAGGACCCACAAGGTGAGCTCTGCCCCTGAATTTGGTCCCCAGTGATTACCATTCTGGTTTTCTTCACCCTCACAGATTGTGTCCTGGGTGTGAAGGGTCTCAGGgtaactgggtgtgtgtgtgtgtgtgcacatttccATGGGCAGCGGGACCTAGGCAAACTTGGCAGCTGCTGGGAATGAATGACAATCCAGCTTAAGACTCCTGGGTGGTGGAGACCTGTGAGGAGGACCCACAATAGGCACCTATTGGGGGGGGGCATAAAGCACTGATTGGGGGATGATGGCAGGATGTGTAGGCTTTGGAGCTCCTTGTGTCCATGCCCAGTGACTTGTCCCACATACATGCGGTCCCTGCCACCTGCTCTAACTTAGCAGGAGGGGCCAAGGTGAAAGAAAGCCTGGGGTAGGCAGGGGGCTGCTGGGCTGCTCCTGACTGGATTGTCCTGTGTGTCTTTGCATCTGTGCTGCTGATGCTCCGGCCTGCTCTGACACTGCCTCCCTGACAGTGGCACAGTTGGAGCTGGGTGGGGGCCCCGGAGCAGGTGACCTTCAGACCTTGGCGCTGGAGGTGGCCCAGCAGAAGCGAGGCATTGTGGACCAGTGCTGCACCAGCATCTGCTCACTCTACCAGCTGGAGAATTACTGCAACTAGCCACCTCCCCGACCCAGCCCCCCTTTCTGCAATGAATAAAACCTCTGAAGGAGCACTAcaagctgtgtgtctgtgtgtgtctgtgtctgtacagATGTGAGCGGGCACTGGCTGGTATGGCCCCAGCTTAGTCCACCTGTCTGGCCACGATGGCTCCTATAGAGTCTGCCCAAGACTCCTTCTTTGGTGCTCTCTGAACTCCCAGCTTCCTCTTGGCTCCCTGGGCAACCACAGGTGTCCACTCCACCAAATCTGGAACATAGACAGTTCCTTCCTCAAAGCGGCCAACACTTCCAGGTAGCCCCATAACCCTTACCCTTAGTTGTCTGGGAGGACCATGATCCCGACCCCTGCTGCTTCTAGCTGAATAGAGAAGAGATGGGAGTCTTTGGAAGGCATGGGCGATGGCAGCTTGGAGCTGATGCTTCATTGCTTCATAGCTCTGGGCCTTCAGGGGCCCCAGGGAACTTTTAAACAAAAGAGGACCAGATTATTTCAACAGCAGCTTCCACCTAGCTTTCCTGAGTTCTGTCTGCAGAGCTATTTTAGATGGAGTCCTTGATGGGCCAGAAACTAGGCTTAGGAACTTAAACTGGAAGGCTATGGAAATCATTCTTTCAGTGCTTAGCTctgggaggacagaggacatCCCCGATCCCTCTCAGACTCTCCAGGGACCCTTAGTGCTCTGGACAAGACAGGTATTCCACATGGGTAAAAGGACATACTAAAGGATT
The sequence above is drawn from the Peromyscus leucopus breed LL Stock chromosome 1, UCI_PerLeu_2.1, whole genome shotgun sequence genome and encodes:
- the Ins gene encoding insulin; amino-acid sequence: MALWMRLLPLLALLVLWEPKPAQAFVNQHLCGSHLVEALYLVCGERGFFYTPKSRRGVEDPQVAQLELGGGPGAGDLQTLALEVAQQKRGIVDQCCTSICSLYQLENYCN